In one window of Astyanax mexicanus isolate ESR-SI-001 chromosome 18, AstMex3_surface, whole genome shotgun sequence DNA:
- the pafah1b1a gene encoding lissencephaly-1 homolog A yields MVLSQRQRDELNRAIADYLRSNGYEEAYSVFKKEAELDMNEELDKKYAGLLEKKWTSVIRLQKKVMELESKLNEAQEEITLGGPIAQKRDPKEWIPRPPERYSLSGHRSPVTKVIFHPVFSVMVSASEDATIKVWDYETGDFERTLKGHTDSVQDISFDQTGKLLASCSADMTIKLWDFQGFECIRTMHGHDHNVSSVAIMPNGDHIISASRDKTMKMWEVATGYCTKTFTGHREWVRMVRPNQDGSLIASCSNDQTVRVWVVATKECKAELREHEHVVECISWAPESAHQTIMDATGSETKKSGKPGPFLLSGSRDKTIKMWDVSIGMCLMTLVGHDNWVRGMMFHPGGKFIISCADDKTLRIWDYKNKRCKKTLSAHEHFVTSLDFHKAAPYVVTGSVDQTVKVWECR; encoded by the exons AAATCGAGCGATAGCTGATTACCTTCGTTCCAATGGATATGAAGAGGCATATTCAGTTTTCAAGAAGGAAGCAGAATTAGAcatg AATGAGGAGTTGGACAAGAAATATGCTGGCCTTTTGGAAAAGAAATGGACTTCAGTCATCAGATTGCAGAAGAAG GTGATGGAGTTGGAATCAAAGCTGAATGAAGCACAAGAGGAGATCACTTTAGGGGGGCCTATAGCACAGAAACGAGACCCCAAAGAATGGATCCCCCGTCCTCCAGAGAGATATTCTCTGAGTGGCCACAGAAGTCCTGTCACCAAGGTCATTTTCCACCCCGTATTTAGTGTAATGGTGTCCGCGTCGGAGGATGCCACAATTAAG GTATGGGATTATGAGACGGGAGACTTTGAGCGGACCCTCAAGGGTCACACAGACTCTGTGCAGGACATCTCCTTTGATCAGACTGGAAAGCTGCTGGCCTCCTGCTCTGCAGACATGACCATTAAACTCTGGGACTTCCAGGGCTTTGAGTGCATCAGGACCATGCATG GACATGACCATAACGTTTCGTCTGTAGCTATAATGCCCAATGGAGATCATATAATATCTGCCTCTCGAGATAAAACCATGAAAATGTGGGAAGTTGCTACAGG ATATTGTACCAAGACATTCACTGGCCACAGAGAGTGGGTACGCATGGTACGACCCAACCAGGATGGCTCCCTGATTGCCAGTTGCTCTAATGACCAGACAGTGCGTGTGTGGGTGGTGGCCACGAAAGAGTGCAAGGCTGAGCTGAGGGAGCACGAACATGTAGTGGAGTGTATCTCCTGGGCCCCTGAGAGTGCCCATCAAACTATAATGGATGCCACTGGCTCTGAG ACTAAGAAGAGTGGGAAACCTGGACCGTTCCTGCTGTCTGGCTCCAGAGACAAGACTATCAAGATGTGGGACGTCAGCATTGGCATGTGCCTTATGACGCTG GTTGGCCATGATAACTGGGTGCGCGGTATGATGTTTCACCCTGGTGGAAAGTTTATCATAAGCTGTGCTGATGACAAGACTTTGAGGATCTGGGACTACAAAAACAAGCGCTGCAAGAAGACCTTGAGTGCCCACGAACACTTTGTTACCTCTCTGG ATTTTCACAAGGCTGCTCCCTACGTGGTCACCGGAAGTGTAGATCAGACAGTAAAAGTGTGGGAGTGTCGCTGA